From the genome of Colius striatus isolate bColStr4 chromosome 15, bColStr4.1.hap1, whole genome shotgun sequence, one region includes:
- the LOC104558425 gene encoding putative protein-lysine deacylase ABHD14B yields the protein MAAPQLSESTVTVEGQTLFYRQAEPAQQPPKLTLLLLHGIRFSSDVWLQLQTLATLAKNGYRAVAIDLPGLGRSKDAVAPAPVGQPAPGAYLKAVLEALSLCPAVVISPSLSGMYSLPFLFQHNHLLKAYVPVAPICTEKFTAEQYAQIKTPTLIVYGDQDAELGQSSLNNLRQLPEHRVLVLQGAGHACYLDKPEEWHRGLLAFLQQLH from the exons GCACCGTCACCGTGGAAGGCCAAACCCTGTTCTACCGCCAAGCCGAGCCGGCCCAGCAACCCCCAAAGCtgacgctgctgctgctgcatggcaTTCGTTTCTCCTCTGACgtctggctgcagctgcagacgCTTGCCACTCTGGCCAAAAACGGCTACCGAGCTGTGGCTATTGACCTGCCGG GGCTGGGGCGCTCAAAGGATGCTGTGGCCCCGGCGCCCGTGGgccagccagccccaggggctTACCTCAAAGCAGTTTTGGAAGCTCTGAGCCTGTGTCCGGCCGTGGTCATCAGCCCGTCGCTCAGCGGCATGTACTCCTTGCCATTCCTCTTCCAGCACAACCACCTGCTCAAGGCCTATGTGCCCGTGGCACCCATCTGCACCGAGAAATTCACAGCGGAGCAGTACGCCCAGATCAAA ACTCCTACACTGATTGTGTACGGGGACCAGGACgcggagctggggcagagcagcctgAACAACCTGCGGCAGCTCCCCGAGCACcgggtgctggtgctgcagggcGCCGGGCACGCCTGCTACCTGGACAAGCCCGAGGAGTGGCACCGCGGGCTCCTGgccttcctgcagcagctgcactga
- the PCBP4 gene encoding poly(rC)-binding protein 4 isoform X1, whose translation MASPEGAGGMGGSGEETELSITLTLRMLMHGKEIGSIIGKKGETVKRIREQSSARITISEGSCPERITTITGSTDAVFRAVSMIAFKLEEDLGAGSDGAGAGRAPVTLRLVIPASQCGSLIGKAGAKIREIRESSGAQVQVAGDLLPNSTERAVTVSGVPDTIIQCVRQICAVILESPPKGATIPYHPGLSLGTILLSANQGFSVPGQYSGVSPAEVTKLQQLSGHTLPFTSLGHTPAMVPGLDASSPSSSQEFLVPNDLIGCIIGRHGSKISEIRQMSGAHIKIGNQMEGSSERHITITGSPVNITLAQYLITACLETAKSTSQAPPGPGSMDLGMGFSQPLTPGSGAALPAVAPPPPALLGAPYTISLSNFIGLKPVSFLALSPSSVAGPNGGTATYTTKISAANGTKKADRQKFSPY comes from the exons ATGGCATCGCCGGAGGGAGCCGGTGGCATGGGCGGCAGCGGCGAGGAGACAGAGCTCAGCATCACCCTGACCCTCCGCATGCTCATGCACGGGAAG GAGATCGGCAGCATCATTGGCAAG AAAGGAGAGACTGTTAAGAGGATACGAGAGCAG AGCAGCGCCCGCATCACCATCTCAGAGGGCTCCTGCCCTGAGCGCATCACCACCATCACCGGCTCCACCGACGCCGTCTTCCGAGCCGTCTCCATGATTGCCTTCAAGCTGGAGGAG gacctgggagcggGGAGCGACGGGGCAGGAGCGGGCCGGGCGCCGGTGACGCTGCGCCTCGTCATCCCCGCCAGCCAGTGCGGCTCGCTCATCGGCAAGGCCGGCGCCAAGATCCGCGAGATCCGGGAg AGCTCAGGGGCGCAGGTGCAGGTGGCTGGTGACCTGCTGCCCAACTCCACTGAACGGGCCGTCACCGTCTCCGGGGTGCCGGACACCATCATCCAGTGTGTGAGGCAGATCTGTGCTGTCATCCTGGAG tCGCCTCCGAAGGGGGCCACCATCCCCTACCACCCTGGCCTCTCCCTGGGCACCATCCTGCTCTCTGCCAACCAG GGCTTCTCCGTGCCCGGCCAGTACAGCGGAGTCTCTCCAGCAGAG GTgacaaagctgcagcagctgtcagGGCACACGCTGCCCTTCACCTCCCTGGGCCACACACCTGCCATGGTGCCAG gCCTGGACGCCAGCTCCCCAAGCAGCTCCCAGGAATTCCTCGTGCCCAATGAT CTCATCGGCTGCATCATCGGCCGCCACGGCAGCAAGATCAGTGAGATTCGGCAGATGTCTGGCGCCCACATCAAGATCGGGAACCAAATGGAGGGTTCCAGCGAGCGGCACATCACCATCACCGGGTCCCCCGTCAACATCACCCTGGCTCAGTACCTCATCACAGCCTG CTTAGAGACGGCCAAATCTACCTCCCAGGCGCCGCCAGGCCCTGGCTCCATGGACCTCGGCATGGGCTTctcccagcccctcaccccGGGCTCTGGCGCCGCGCTGCCCGCCGTCGccccgccccccccggcccTGCTGGGCGCCCCCTACACCATCTCCCTCTCCAACTTCATCGGCCTGAAGCCGGTGTCCTTCCTGGCACTGTCCCCGTCCTCCGTGGCGGGGCCCAATGGCGGCACCGCCACCTACACGACCAAGATCTCGGCAGCCAACGGCACCAAGAAAGCCGACCGGCAGAAGTTCTCACCCTACTGA
- the PCBP4 gene encoding poly(rC)-binding protein 4 isoform X2: protein MASPEGAGGMGGSGEETELSITLTLRMLMHGKEIGSIIGKKGETVKRIREQSSARITISEGSCPERITTITGSTDAVFRAVSMIAFKLEEDLGAGSDGAGAGRAPVTLRLVIPASQCGSLIGKAGAKIREIRESSGAQVQVAGDLLPNSTERAVTVSGVPDTIIQCVRQICAVILEGFSVPGQYSGVSPAEVTKLQQLSGHTLPFTSLGHTPAMVPGLDASSPSSSQEFLVPNDLIGCIIGRHGSKISEIRQMSGAHIKIGNQMEGSSERHITITGSPVNITLAQYLITACLETAKSTSQAPPGPGSMDLGMGFSQPLTPGSGAALPAVAPPPPALLGAPYTISLSNFIGLKPVSFLALSPSSVAGPNGGTATYTTKISAANGTKKADRQKFSPY from the exons ATGGCATCGCCGGAGGGAGCCGGTGGCATGGGCGGCAGCGGCGAGGAGACAGAGCTCAGCATCACCCTGACCCTCCGCATGCTCATGCACGGGAAG GAGATCGGCAGCATCATTGGCAAG AAAGGAGAGACTGTTAAGAGGATACGAGAGCAG AGCAGCGCCCGCATCACCATCTCAGAGGGCTCCTGCCCTGAGCGCATCACCACCATCACCGGCTCCACCGACGCCGTCTTCCGAGCCGTCTCCATGATTGCCTTCAAGCTGGAGGAG gacctgggagcggGGAGCGACGGGGCAGGAGCGGGCCGGGCGCCGGTGACGCTGCGCCTCGTCATCCCCGCCAGCCAGTGCGGCTCGCTCATCGGCAAGGCCGGCGCCAAGATCCGCGAGATCCGGGAg AGCTCAGGGGCGCAGGTGCAGGTGGCTGGTGACCTGCTGCCCAACTCCACTGAACGGGCCGTCACCGTCTCCGGGGTGCCGGACACCATCATCCAGTGTGTGAGGCAGATCTGTGCTGTCATCCTGGAG GGCTTCTCCGTGCCCGGCCAGTACAGCGGAGTCTCTCCAGCAGAG GTgacaaagctgcagcagctgtcagGGCACACGCTGCCCTTCACCTCCCTGGGCCACACACCTGCCATGGTGCCAG gCCTGGACGCCAGCTCCCCAAGCAGCTCCCAGGAATTCCTCGTGCCCAATGAT CTCATCGGCTGCATCATCGGCCGCCACGGCAGCAAGATCAGTGAGATTCGGCAGATGTCTGGCGCCCACATCAAGATCGGGAACCAAATGGAGGGTTCCAGCGAGCGGCACATCACCATCACCGGGTCCCCCGTCAACATCACCCTGGCTCAGTACCTCATCACAGCCTG CTTAGAGACGGCCAAATCTACCTCCCAGGCGCCGCCAGGCCCTGGCTCCATGGACCTCGGCATGGGCTTctcccagcccctcaccccGGGCTCTGGCGCCGCGCTGCCCGCCGTCGccccgccccccccggcccTGCTGGGCGCCCCCTACACCATCTCCCTCTCCAACTTCATCGGCCTGAAGCCGGTGTCCTTCCTGGCACTGTCCCCGTCCTCCGTGGCGGGGCCCAATGGCGGCACCGCCACCTACACGACCAAGATCTCGGCAGCCAACGGCACCAAGAAAGCCGACCGGCAGAAGTTCTCACCCTACTGA
- the LOC104556909 gene encoding probable G-protein coupled receptor — protein sequence MASRTGLNTTASLEPLSVPKQSMAQEVLGLLCMVLLTLIALVANTVVMVVILRTPLLRKFIFVCHLCAVDLLSAIFLMPLGIISSSSCFNRVIYSIAECKGMMFLNICFISASILTISVISVERYYYIVHPMRYEVKMTIRLAAAGVVFVWVKSVLITVLALVGWPQGNGATSASRCTVYWSPGAHKKVFVILFSVACFVLPTIIIFAVYGRVYRVARLASLQHAPAHAPAPPRRADSVASQVTIVTARNLPLPRLTPERFLGSNKAILTLVLIVGQFLCCWLPFFAFHLHSSVAGSAAGGGHGEMVVTWIAYSSFAINPFFYGLLNRQIREELARLRRGCLARPLGHELCLSVSEASVQENFLQFLQRATCTLETHASCISPSPKNRLDQPKMGFPVPDQAPEESS from the coding sequence ATGGCGAgcaggacggggctgaacaccaCGGCCAGTCTGGAGCCACTGTCTGTCCCCAAGCAGTCCATGGCCCAGGAGGTGCTGGGCCTCCTCTGCATGGTCCTGCTCACCCTCATCGCCCTGGTAGCCAACACCGTGGTGATGGTCGTCATTCTCAGAACCCCCCTTCTCAGGAAGTTCATCTTTGTCTGCCACCTCTGCGCAGTCGATCTCCTCTCTGCCATTTTCCTCATGCCCCTGGGGAtcatctccagctcctcctgcttcaACAGGGTGATCTACAGCATCGCCGAGTGCAAGGGCATGATGTTCCTGAACATCTGCTTCATCAGCGCCTCCATCCTCACCATCTCCGTCATCAGCGTGGAGCGGTACTACTACATCGTCCACCCTATGAGGTACGAGGTCAAGATGACCATCAGGCTGGCAGCGGCCGGAGTCGTCTTCGTTTGGGTCAAGTCTGTTCTCATCACCGTCTTGGCACTGGTGGGGTGGCCTCAGGGCAACGGGGCCACCAGCGCCAGCCGCTGCACGGTCTACTGGAGCCCCGGGGCCCACAAGAAGGTTTTTGTGATCCTCTTCAGTGTCGCCTGCTTCGTCCTGCCCACCATCATCATCTTCGCGGTGTACGGCAGGGTGTACCGCGTGGCGCGCCTGGCGTCCCTGCAGCACGCGCCGGCACAcgcgcccgcgccgccgcgccgcgctgACTCCGTGGCCAGCCAGGTCACCATCGTCACTGCCAGGAACCTGCCGCTGCCCAGGCTGACGCCGGAGCGCTTTTTGGGGAGCAACAAGGCCATCCTCACCTTGGTCCTCATCGTGGGACagttcctgtgctgctggctgcccttctTCGCTTTCCACTTGCATTCCTCTGTGGCGGGCagcgcggcgggcggcgggcacGGCGAGATGGTGGTCACCTGGATCGCCTACTCCTCCTTTGCCATCAACCCCTTCTTCTACGGGCTGCTGAACCGGCAGATCCGGGAGGAGCTGGCCCGGCTCCGGCGCGGCTGCCTCGCCCGCCCGCTGGGCCACGAGCTCTGTCTCTCCGTCTCGGAGGCTTCTGTCCAAGAAAACTTCTTGCAGTTCCTCCAGAGAGCGACTTGCACGCTGGAGACTCACGCCAGCTGCATCAGCCCCAGCCCCAAGAACAGGCTGGACCAGCCCAAGATGGGCTTCCCCGTCCCAGATCAAGCTCCTGAGGAGagcagctga
- the PARP3 gene encoding LOW QUALITY PROTEIN: protein mono-ADP-ribosyltransferase PARP3 (The sequence of the model RefSeq protein was modified relative to this genomic sequence to represent the inferred CDS: inserted 1 base in 1 codon; substituted 1 base at 1 genomic stop codon), which produces MAPKRRASPPKQLDGRGKKAKEGEEEDAWSSALAALKTAPKEKPPATIDGLCPLSTALGAQVYKDYDCTLNQTNISANNKFYIIQLLEHSGAYSVWSRWGRVGEVSQSKLMPCASLEAAKKDFEKKFREKTKNSWAXRENFVAQPGKYTLIEVQPGARQEVEAALRVDSVDGEKVCKQWVLPCTLDKATQDLVTLIFSSGMFRDAMQTMNIDVKKMPLGKLSKQQIARGFEALEELEAALGEQPPXAARLDHLSSRFYTIVPHNFVWAWPPPIDSPDLLRAKKDMLLVLADIKVAQSLQAQKVKEEEEEEEEEEKEEEEEEEEKEVAHPLDRDYTLLCCQLCLLDPASREYQLIQNYVAQTGHSLHILNIWQVARDGEDECFKAHEHLEHRRLLWHGTNVAVVAAILKSRLCIIPHSGGRVGTGIYFASENSKSACYVGCMSQKVGIMFLTEVALGKPYRITRDDPTLCQPLAGYDSVLACGQTEPDPAQDEELLLDGKKVLVCQGKPIPMPAYKDSSFSQSEYLIYQESQCQIRFLVQLCF; this is translated from the exons ATGGCCCCCAAGCGCCGTGCATCCCCTCCGAAGCAGCTGGATGGTAGAGGCAAGAAAgcaaaggagggagaggaggaggatgccTGGAGCTCCGCCTTGGCAGCCCTGAAAACTGCTCCCAAGGAGAAGCCCCCAGCCACCATCGATgggctgtgccccctgagcacgGCACTGGGTGCCCAA GTCTACAAGGACTACGACTGCACTCTGAATCAGACCAACATCAGTGCCAACAACAAGTTCTACATCATCCAGCTCCTTGAGCACAGTGGTGCCTACAGTGTCTGGAGCCGCTGGGGCCGTGTG GGCGAGGTGAGCCAGTCCAAGCTCATGCCCTGTGCCTCCCTGGAGGCTGCCAAGAAGGATTTTGAGAAGAAGTTTCGGGAGAAGACCAAGAACAGCTGGG GCAGGGAGAACTTTGTTGCCCAGCCAGGGAAATACACACTCATCGAGGTGCAGCCAGGAGCCAGGCAGGAGGTGGAGGCTGCCCTCAGG GTGGATAGCGTGGATGGGGAGAAGGTCTGCAAGCAGTGGGTGCTACCCTGCACCTTGGACAAAGCCACGCAGGACCTGGTGACCCTCATCTTCAGCAGTGGCATGTTCCGGGATGCCATGCAGACCATGAACATTG ATGTGAAGAAGATGCCTCTGGGGAAGCTGAGCAAGCAGCAGATTGCCAGGGGCTTCGAGgcgctggaggagctggaggcagcactgggGGAGCAGCCTCCCTAGGCCGCCCGCCTGGATCACCTCTCCTCCCGCTTCTACACCATCGTCCCCCATAACTTTGTGTGGGCTTGGCCGCCTCCCATCGACTCCCCTGATCTGCTGCGTGCCAAGAAGGACATGCTGCTG GTGCTGGCTGACATCAAGGTGGCTCAGAGCCTGCAGGCACAGAAggtgaaggaggaggaggaggaggaggaggaggaggagaaggaggaggaggaggaggaggaggagaaggaagtggCCCATCCACTGGATCGGGATTACACCCTactctgctgccagctctgtctGCTGGACCCTGCTTCCCGGGAATACCAG CTGATCCAAAACTACGTGGCACAGACTGGGCACAGCCTCCACATCCTCAACATCTGGCAGGTGGCCAGAGATGGCGAG GATGAGTGCTTCAAGGCCCATGAGCACCTAGAGCACCGGCGCCTGCTCTGGCACGGCACCAATGTGGCGGTGGTGGCAGCCATCCTGAAGAGCAGGCTGTGCATCATACCCCACTCCGGCGGGCGTGTGGGCACGGGCATCTACTTTGCCTCTGAGAACAGCAAGTCAGCCTGCTAC GTGGGCTGCATGTCCCAGAAGGTTGGCATCATGTTCCTGACAGAGGTGGCCCTGGGCAAGCCCTACCGCATTACCCGTGATGACCCCACATTGTGTCAGCCGCTCGCTGGCTATGACAGCGTCCTGGCCTGTGGCCAGACAGAGCCAG ACCCTGCACaggatgaggagctgctgctggatggCAAGAAGGTGCTGGTGTGCCAGGGCAAGCCCATCCCCATGCCCGCTTACAAGGACTCCTCCTTCAGCCAGAGTGAGTACCTCATCTACCAGGAGAGCCAGTGCCAGATCCGCTTTCTtgtgcagctctgcttctga